One segment of Anatilimnocola aggregata DNA contains the following:
- a CDS encoding MogA/MoaB family molybdenum cofactor biosynthesis protein has protein sequence MPLPIHQQHEQQAPAALSVAVITVSDTRTTETDTGGQTVIDHLLAAGHQLAARYLIKDEPVPMRELLSELAGRPEIAAILLTGGTGISSRDQTYETVSALLDKPLPGYGELFRQLSYAEIGPAAILSRAAGGVMRGKVVLTMPGSPNGVRLAMEKVIIPQLRHLVREASR, from the coding sequence ATGCCCCTCCCCATCCACCAGCAGCACGAACAGCAAGCACCGGCGGCGCTATCGGTCGCGGTCATTACCGTCAGCGATACCCGCACCACCGAGACCGACACCGGCGGGCAGACGGTCATCGACCATCTGCTGGCAGCCGGTCATCAGCTGGCAGCCCGGTATCTCATCAAAGATGAACCGGTGCCGATGCGTGAACTGCTGTCGGAACTAGCGGGCCGGCCCGAGATCGCCGCCATCCTGCTTACCGGGGGGACCGGCATCAGCAGTCGCGACCAGACCTATGAAACGGTTTCGGCCCTGCTCGACAAGCCTCTGCCAGGCTATGGCGAACTCTTTCGCCAGTTAAGTTACGCCGAGATCGGCCCGGCGGCGATCCTCAGCCGGGCCGCTGGCGGCGTGATGCGGGGGAAGGTCGTTCTCACCATGCCCGGATCCCCCAACGGCGTTCGTCTGGCGATGGAAAAGGTCATCATCCCGCAGTTGCGGCACCTGGTTCGAGAAGCCAGTCGCTAG